TTAGCGGCAGAGAAAATAACAGATGAAGATTTGGAAAAATTAAGAAATCTGATCGAGGAAATGAAAGCACTCCCAACAGAGGACTCATCCGAAATCGATAAAGAATTTCACAAAGTGATTGCACTTTCAGCAAAAATTCCACTTTTTGAAGCAATTATTGATCCATTGCAAAGCTTTCACCATAAAGTACTAGAGCAAATTCCATTAGAAGACAGAAATCTAGAGCAAACGATTGAATATCATGTTGATATTTATAACGCTCTTAAAAAGCGAGATCCAATCGAGGCTTATGCAAGTATGTATCGACACCTTGATTTTGTAAGGCAGAAAGCTTTGAAAAATTTAAAGAAATAACAAAATACCCCCGAAGAAGAAACAGTTCTTAATAGGGGGTATTTTTGTAGAAGTAAAAATAGGCAGCTTAGGAGATTATTCTAAGCTGCCTATTTTTTATGTAAACAGAAAGAAGTTACCTTTTTACCTCAACCCCGTTTATTATCAGAGCAGAATGGAAAATTTCAAGGCTTAATGGAAGAATGTCTTTACTTTGCCAAGTATCAGAGTGAAAGAATCCAGTCTTTTATTACCGGGGCGATCTAGGATCACTAATTGATTCTTATTTAGAATCATGACTCAGGAATCTAATGAAAAAAATTTTCTAATAAATTAGTATTTTATGATTTTTTGATTGACTCCATATTAATATTGTCTTACAATTAAAATGTAATATTATATAAATTTTCTTTTTTGAACGCATGAAAATGTAAGCGGATACTTTCCGCTTCAATAAAAAATAGGGGGTAGGTAAGGAATGATGAAAGTATCAGTAACGACGACTAAGTTTGATTTAACTGATGTCGAGCTTAGGCAAATGTGTCAATTAGGGGTGGATTGTATTGATTTTGGAACAGGATCTTCATTTCCAGGCGTAAAAGAGCAAGGATTTCCTGATTTAGATGAGTTGTTAAAAATGAAACGTAAAATCAGGTCATTTGGACTTGATATCAACCGTGTCACATTACCTGATTTATCTAGCAAATTCATGAACAATGAAAAAGGGTGCGAAGATGAGCTAGAAAACTCAGTAAATGCTATAAAGGTATTTGGAGAAGCTGGAATTAAAATTGTTAGACAGCGTTTTGCTGGAGATACCTTTAATTACATGACAAAAAGTTATCAAGCAAGACAAAGAGGAGGAGCAATTGCTCGTGGTGAAAGCTTAGGCTTTAACAAAGAACCTTATGAAACTCCTACTCTTGAAGAACATGAAAAATGGTGGGGACGCTTCCGTGACGCTTATTCAAAACTTGTTCCTGTATGTGAAGATTATGATGTGAACTTAGGGATGCATCCATCCGATTCGCCAAATCACGATACACCTTTTGGCGGGTCAACTATCGCAGGATTATGGATGAGTTCCCAAGTAAAAATGTAGGCTATATCTATTGTGTTGGAACTCGTGCAGAAGAAGGTGGAAGTCCGCTCGTTTTGAATGAAATTAATCATTACGGCAGGAAAGATCGGATTTTTCTTGTGCATTTTAGAAATGTAAGAGGAAGTTTACCAACAGCAGGAGCTTTTGAAGAGGCGTTACTAGATGATGGTGATATGAATATGTTTAAGATTTTACTAGAGCTGAGAAAGGTAGGATACAATGGCTGTTTAAATCCCGACCATGTACCAATGATGGAAGGAGATCACCCTGATCTTGATGGAAACTGGGCTCATTCTAATATTGGCTGGAGTTATGGTAGTGTTGGTTTTGCCTATTCGATTGGGTATATTAAGGCCTTGCTTACAGCTTTAGTTGAGTTTGAGGGTAGAAGATAAGGAGGGAAGGAGACTATGACAAGAATCAATAAAGATATATATGCAAGCGTTTTCTTTATTGTTTTTTCAATTGTTATGTTTATTGCTTCGAACAGCATTATTAAGCTAACGGTTTCCAGACTTGGAGCAGACTTTGCACCAAAATTAGTAGCAGTCGGAATCTTTATTTTAAGCATTTTCTATTTGATTACTTCGCTTAAAAAACAAAAACAAGATAACAACCAAGCAGTTTCAAAAAAGACAGAAGAAGAAAAAGGGAGTACAAATGAAAAGAAAAAAATTAGTCCTTTGTCTGTGCTCTTAACAGTTGGATTATTAGTACTTTATGTCGTTCTCATGCCAACGATAGGGTTTCTTATTACAACTGTCGTTTATCTATTTTTTCAAATGTATTTTCTAGCTGCTAAATCGGAAAGAAGAATTCCTTTGTTTGTTGGAATTTCAATTGTTACATCAGTATCTGTCTACTATTTATTCAAATCTGTATTCTACTTAATGCTTCCAGCCGGAATTTTAGGATAAGGAGGGAACAACATGTTTGATTTATTTGTTAACGGATTTTCCTCCGTTTTTACACTCTCATCAATTGCTTATATTCTTGGAGGTGTTGCACTAGGGTTAGTTTTTGGTTCGATTCCAGGGTTAACGGCCACTATGGCGATTGCGATTACTTTACCAATTACGTTTGGGATGGAGCCAATTGTTGCAATGT
This Metabacillus endolithicus DNA region includes the following protein-coding sequences:
- a CDS encoding FadR/GntR family transcriptional regulator, translated to MDNKSVDIKSLSRKTLSNQVIDEIISLLTTGQLKPGDRIPSELELMEICNVSRPVIREAMTSLEVLGIVNRKTRNGTFFSDKIGSKPFSMMLALSATNLSSIIDTRVALELGLITLAAEKITDEDLEKLRNLIEEMKALPTEDSSEIDKEFHKVIALSAKIPLFEAIIDPLQSFHHKVLEQIPLEDRNLEQTIEYHVDIYNALKKRDPIEAYASMYRHLDFVRQKALKNLKK
- a CDS encoding mannonate dehydratase produces the protein MDEFPSKNVGYIYCVGTRAEEGGSPLVLNEINHYGRKDRIFLVHFRNVRGSLPTAGAFEEALLDDGDMNMFKILLELRKVGYNGCLNPDHVPMMEGDHPDLDGNWAHSNIGWSYGSVGFAYSIGYIKALLTALVEFEGRR
- a CDS encoding tripartite tricarboxylate transporter TctB family protein; its protein translation is MTRINKDIYASVFFIVFSIVMFIASNSIIKLTVSRLGADFAPKLVAVGIFILSIFYLITSLKKQKQDNNQAVSKKTEEEKGSTNEKKKISPLSVLLTVGLLVLYVVLMPTIGFLITTVVYLFFQMYFLAAKSERRIPLFVGISIVTSVSVYYLFKSVFYLMLPAGILG